The following nucleotide sequence is from Alkalihalobacillus sp. LMS39.
CTAGGAACTTCAAGTAGAATAAGTAAGGGAACAGCGATAAAAGCAGAAAACTGCATTAACACATATGTAAGTAAGACCCACCAATAACGTTTTTCCAAGGCAAAAACTCCTTTTTATGAACTAGCTATTCATATGCAGTACAATTATGTATTTTACCACAGTTGCTTTTTATTTACTGATGACATGCTTATAAATTTAATCACAGTTGTATTGTTTGTCGATTTGTTATAAATTATCGAAAAGTTTTTTGTTTGAAATAAAGGGTTTATGGACAATCTATTGAAGGTTTTATGTATCCATTACATGTTAGTTTTGTCCTTATATACAATTATGGGATAAGTAGAAAAAAAATTACGAAAAGGTCTTGCAAATTAAAAGTGAAATGATTATTATAATAATTGTGTTAGCACTCAAAGTCATCGAGTGCTAACAAATGCAAATTTCGCCTCCCATCTACCTTATACATATGCGGGAGGTAGTAAAAAACACTAAATTTTTAAGGAGGTTGTTTTCCTTGTTAAAGCCATTAGGTGATCGTGTCGTTATTGAGTTAGTCGAGTCAGAAGAAAAAACTGCGAGTGGGATCGTACTTCCAGATTCAGCTAAAGAAAAGCCACAAGAAGGAAAAATTGTTGCTGTAGGTTCTGGTCGAGTGTTAGATAGTGGAGAAAAAGTAGCGCTTGAAGTAAAAGAAGGCGATAGCATTATTTTCTCTAAATACGCGGGTACAGAAGTAAAGTATGAAGGAAATGAATACTTAATTTTACGCGAAAGCGATATATTAGCTGTTATTGGCTAATCGAACAAAAACACATAATGTAAGGAACAAAATAGATCGGATTTGAAATTATAGGAGGTTGAAACAATGGCTAAAGAAATTAAATTTAGTGAAGATGCTCGTCGTTCAATGCTTCGTGGTGTTGATGCTCTTGCGAATGCGGTAAAAGTTACATTAGGACCAAAAGGTCGTAATGTTGTTCTTGAGAAAAAATTTGGTTCTCCATTAATTACTAATGATGGTGTAACGATCGCAAAAGAAATCGAACTTGAAGATGCATTCGAAAATATGGGTGCGAAGCTTGTTGCTGAAGTAGCTAGCAAAACAAATGATATTGCTGGAGACGGTACAACAACAGCAACGGTATTAGCGCAAGCAATGATCCGTGAAGGTTTGAAAAACGTAACTTCTGGTGCGAACCCAATGGTTATCCGTAAAGGAATCGAAAAAGCAACTCAAACAGCAGTTCAAGAATTACAAAAAATCTCAAAACCAATCGAAGGAAAAGCTTCAATTGCCCAAGTTGCAGCGATTTCATCTGCTGACGATGAAGTAGGTCAAATCATTGCAGAGGCAATGGACCGTGTTGGGAACGACGGTGTTATTACAATTGAAGAATCAAAAGGATTCACTACAGAGCTTGAAGTGGTTGAAGGTATGCAATTCGACCGTGGATATGCTTCTCCATACATGGTAACTGACTCTGATAAGATGGAAGCTGTTCTTGACAACCCTTATATCTTAATTACAGATAAAAAGATTTCAAATATCCAAGAAGTATTACCTGTGCTTGAGCAAGTTGTTCAACAAGGTAAGCCAATCTTAATCATTGCTGAAGATGTTGAAGGTGAAGCTCTTGCTACATTAGTGGTGAACAAACTTCGTGGAACATTTAACGCAGTAGCGGTAAAAGCTCCTGGATTTGGTGACCGTCGTAAGTCTATGCTTGAAGACGTTGCGATCTTAACTGGTGGAGAAGTGATTACAGAAGATTTAGGTCTTGACCTTAAATCTGCAAACATCACACAATTAGGCCGTGCAGCTAAAGTCGTTGTTACGAAAGAAACAACAACAATTGTTGAAGGTGCTGGCGAAACTGAAAAAATCTCTGCTCGCGTAAACCAAATCAAAGCTCAAGTGGAAGAAACAACTTCTGAGTTTGATAAAGAAAAATTACAAGAGCGTCTTGCAAAACTTGCTGGCGGTGTAGCCGTTCTTAAAGTAGGTGCTGCTACTGAAACAGAAATGAAAGAGCGTAAATTACGTATTGAAGATGCGCTTAACTCAACTCGTGCTGCAGTTGAAGAAGGTATCGTAGCAGGTGGAGGAACAGCACTTGTAAACGTAATTAAAGCTGTTCAAGCGCTAGAAGTAGATGGTGACGAAGCAACAGGTGTGAACATCGTTCTTCGCGCACTAGAAGAGCCAGTTCGTCAAATCGCACACAACGCTGGTCTTGAAGGTTCAGTTATCGTTGAACGTCTTAAAGGCGAAGCGGTTGGTGTTGGTTTCAACGCTGCAACTGGCGAATGGGTAAACATGGTTGAAACAGGAATCGTTGACCCAACGAAAGTAACTCGTTCAGCTCTACAACATGCTGCATCAGTATCTGCCATGTTCTTAACAACAGAAGCAGTTATCGCTGATAAGCCTGAGGAAAACGAAGGCGGCGGCATGCCTGATATGGGCGGCATGGGCGGTATGGGTGGAATGGGCGGCATGATGTAATCTGCCCCTGAAACCCTTGGTATGACTGGGTTTTATGTAAGATGAGAGTGTGATGTTAACATTTTGCTAACATTGAGGTAAATTAACGGAGGCTTCTCATGAGTTCAGCGAACTTTTGAGAGGCTTCTTTTTTCATTTCTTGGGTTACGTGGAGGTACACATTTTTCGTAATTTGATCGTCAGTATGACCTAAACGGTCCATAATTTGTTCGAGACTGACACCTGCCTCGGCAAGTAGTGATGTGTGCGTGTGTCTTAAACTATGTGGCGTTAAATCTTCATTTAGCCTTGCAATTTTAAGCAATCTTTTCATTCGATCTCGTACATTTTTAACCACGATAGGATAACCGTATTGTCTTTCCATTTTAGCGAATATGAAATCTTTATTATGATAAGCATCCCCTAGACGTTCGATAACTTTCTCCTGAACTCTTTTATGATCCGTCAATACATGTATTACATCTTCATCCACAATGATTTTTCGGCGTGATTTTCTCGTTTTTGGTGTGACTAACTGATATTCCAAAGCATTATTCTTTGGGTTGTAATACGTTTTACTTATGCTAATTGTATGGTTTATTAAATCTATATCTTTCCACTTTAGGGCAACCAGTTCACCAACCCTTATTCCGGTGTAGGCTAAAATTAAATACATCAAGTAATCATGCTCCAAACCGTAATCCTTGGCTGTTTTTAAAAACAGAGCAAGTTCTTCTTTTTCAAGATATCGTGGAACTTCCTCTTCTTCTAATTGTTCAATTGTTTTCTTTTCTTTTTTTACATAGGCGAATTCAGTAGGATCTTTTTTAATCAATTCCAGTTCTAATGCTTTTCGGAATATCATCCTTCCTGTCCTATTAATTCCCTCTCTGGTGCTATCAGAATACCCTTTTTCCTTTAGGTCGTTTAGAGCATCTTGATACATTTTTCGCGTAATGTCTTTTAGTTTTAATTGAGCGAAATAGGGTAACAATTTACCGATTTCGTGGAGACGGACGCGAATGGTTCCGGGCTTTACATCTTTTGCTTCGCTATAAACGGGAAGCCACTCTTTTGCAAAGTCGCTAAAAGTTTTATCTGTTTCCTCTAAATATGTTCCTTGGTTTAATTCATGAATTAGAGTGGTAGCAAATTCTTCAGCTTCTTGCTTAGTATTAAAGCCGCTTTTTACCTTCTGCTTTCTCTTCCCAGTGATTGGATCTAATCCTATATCAATTGTGAAAGCCCACTTTGAACCACATATGCATTTTTTCTTCTTGCAAGTACAGTTTCGCCGGTAAAAATGTCCTTTCATTTCATTAAAAAACCTCACTTTCTTAATGGATTTGTTACTGAATTTCCATTATGTCCAATATAAAAAAGAACAATTCCTTCCAAGAGCTACTAAAAGAGAATGTAGCTATATTGTTTATGAATTGGTATGTCCAATTGTCTAGTTGTTATAATTAATTCCTAAAATTAGGAGGTGAATGAGAACAATTTGTAGAAATTAGTCATAATAATTATTACTATAAGTTGGAGTGAATAGCTGGTGAACGATGTTCAATTTGCTTTTGTAGATGAATATGGGAACTATGGCTTTGATTTCGAGAAAAATGACGTCTCAACACATTTTATAATTGTTGCTATTCTTGTTAAAGGTTCTAATAAAGAGATATTAGAGGAAAAAGTAGAATATATAAGGCAGAAGTATTTTCAGGCTGGTGAAATGAAGTCCAGTAAAATCAGAAACAACCATAAGAGAAGAAGTTTGATTCTAAATGAGCTAAAAGGTCTGCCTTTCCACATTTTTGCTTATGTTATAGATAAAAGGAAAATAAATGAAAACGCGGGAATTCGTTTTAAGAAGTCTTTTTTCAAATTTTTAAATAGACAATTATATGATGATTTATTTAAAACTTTTGACCAACTAGAGCTTGTTGCGGATGAATATGGAAATAAAGAGTTCATGGAAGAGTTTAAAGCGTATGTGAAACGGAAGAGTATCCCCGATTTATTTAACTTCTCTAGTTTCGGATTTAATAATAGTAAGTCTAATATCCTTATTCAATTAGCTGATCTACTGGCGGGGACAATCGCTAAGGGATATGATAAAAACCAACTTTCAGATGAATATCAGACTTTTTATAAGATCTTAGAAAAACACATTATTAGGTTAGAATATTGGCCAAAGGACTATAGAAATTTTTTGGTTGATACATCAAAAAGTGAAAATAAAACGCCATATGATGAAGTGATTTTAAAACAGGCTGTCAACTTGGCTTACCAATATATAGATAAGTCTAGCAATATTGAAGATATTGATGAAAAGGACAGAGTTGATTTTCTGAAGTTTTTGTTATTAAAAACGTACCAAAATCCAAATGAATATATATATACACATGAAATTCTTGATAACCTCAATGCTATTAGAAACCAAAAGATCAACATCCATTACTTTAGATCTAATATTGTATCTAAGTTACGGGATAATGGGTTATTAATTGCCAGTAGTAATAAGGGATATAAGTTACCTACATGTATAGAAGATCTGTATGACTTTGTTAACCTGACTAGTTTAAATATACATCCAATGATTCAAAGAATAACTAAATGTAGAGACCAAATTTTATTAGCTACTAATAATGAGATAGATATTCTTGATAAAGCAGAATATGAAGATATTAAAAGAATTGTAGAGCTATCAAAGGGATTAGTATAACAATTGATCAAATGTTAGTTTTAATTATGGAGAAAATATTAACTGTATATGTAAGGTGAAAGCGAAATGAATACATTTTGCTTTCAAAGAATAACTATAATCACCTCTGTAATAACTTACTAAATTTATCACAAGCAGCTCTTTTCACTTCTGTTGTGAAATGAAGATATACTTTTCTAGTCACCTCTTCATCAAAATGGCCTAACCGATCCATGATTTCTTCCAGAGTTGCCCCAGCTTGTGCAAGTAGGGATGTATGTGTATGGCGAAGTGAGTGTGGAGTAAGGCCTTTATTCAATTCTCCCAACTTGAGTATCCTTGTCATCCTTGTTTCAACTAATTTGATTAAGACAGGATAGCCCGGATAACGATTAAAGTTAGCAAAAATATACCCATAGTCAGAGTATCTGTCTCCAAAATGCCTAATTAATGCTTCCTGCTCTAATTTGTGCTTTTTAAGTGCGTTAATTACAATTTCATCCACTGAAACAATACGACGTGACTTTAATGTTTTTGGTGGAACCAGTTGATAGTTCCGAGTATTATTTTTCTTGTTATAGTACGTTTTTGTAATTCGGATTGTGTGTTTTTTAAAATCAATATCTTTCCATTGAAGTGCTACCAATTCTCCCACACGAATACCTGTATAGGCTAATGTAGTAAAAATGACTTCATCCATATATAGACCTTTTTCATTAACGGTATCCAAAAACATCAGAAGCTCATTTCTTTCGAAGAAATTAGGAAGTTCTTCCACATCATCTTCAATGATGGTTTTTTGATCTTTTCTAATGTATGCCTGCTCTGTTGGGTTTGTTTCAATAACCTTTTTACTAGTTGCAAAATTAAAGATCATTTTCCCAGTAGTATGAATACCTTCTAATGTATTTCTGGTTAGATTTTGGCTCTTTAAAGTATGCAATGCATCCTGATATATATCTTCAGTAATATCTTTTAGCTTTAGATGGGCAAAGAATGGCATTAATTTATTTATACTATATAGCCTATTGTCGATGGTTCCGGGCTTTGGTGCATTTCTATCAATATAATATTCCAACCAGTCTTGAATAAAATCTTTAAATTTAATGTCTATTTTAACTACATTCCCTTCTTTTACTTCAGTTAAGAAGGCAGATGCAGCCATTTGAGCCTCATGTTTGGTGCTGAAACCTCCCTTGGATTTCTGACGCCTTCTACCAGTTTTAGGGTTAATCCCATTGTCAACAACATATGTCCACTTGCAAGTACAATCCTCAACTTCGCACTTGCAGTCTCTTTTATAGTAATGACCTTTCATAATATTCCCCTCTTTCTTAAAAATAAATTTAGTTGATGATTATCCTATTTCTCTCCTTCATTTGTGTAACCCACTGTCTAAAGTCTTCCTTTTCCACTCTCTTAGAAGCTCCAATTCGAAAATGAGGAATCCCACCCTTATCCGCTTGTATTTGAAACAATTCATAAACTCTTCTTCTGGAAATACCAAGAAATTGTGAGATGTGCATTGCTGTCAGAGTATCGGGTAGCGATTCCCAAGTAGAATATTCTTTGGATTTTTTCAATATTTATTTCCTCCCTCTATAAAGTAAAAATTTCTCTTAAATGCTCTTGATATCTCAGGATTTTAAAACCAACCAATAGTAAAGACAAAAGAATCGTTGGATGAGAGTGGTAGGGCTTAATAATATTTACAGATAGTGGTCCATCCTAACGTCCGAACTGGATGAGTTTGGAAAAAATAGTATGACCGTGCTCCTAATCTCCACGACACTCATGGCCGCTCACCCTCCCATGTCTCTCCGGATGGTTCTCCATACATTCCTTCGTCCTGCGTATCCATGAGGTGGAGGTCGAATAAGCTCCTATGCGGGGTCTCTGCCCGAACGGAATAAATATGCTCCGACTCTGCACTATTGGTGTTTGACATTACTGATAATACTAGTTTTGATTAAATTAAGCTGCCTCAAGTCCTTCGGATTGAGACAAACCTTGCATTAATTTCGATGGATCAAAAGGACATTGTTTCTGTCCAATCACAAATAAAACGCGTAATAATTTACAACACAATGCAATTAACGACTGCTGTTTTTTCAGTGGGCGTTCAGGGCGATGAGTATAATGATGATGTAGGGCTTTGAATGTTGGATTGTGGGCAACGAGCGGTCGAATCGCTAAATATAAGGCTTTGCGTAGTCGTTTTCGACCTCTCTTTGTAATCCTTGATTGCCCTTTATACTTACCTGAACTGTGTTCTTTCAAAGACATACCCGCTAAGTTAACGACTTGTTGGGGATGCTTGTAATTTCTAATGTCACCAACTTCAGCGAAGAACGTTGCGACTGTCACGGGCCCTAATCCTGGTATTGCGATCATTTCATCGGCTCCAGGAATGGTAAGAACCAACGATTCTAACTCCTCATCCAACTCTGCGAGTTGGGTTTTAAAGAGTTCGTGTTGGTCAAGCAGACTTTGAATTTCACGTTTGGCAAAGGTTAAACCAATCTTGATGCCAATGCTCTTTTGTGCGGTTTCGACGAGCTTAGTAGCTCGTTTAATGCCAACCCCTCTTTGGACAAATGGCTTCCAACTTTGTAAGACTTCTTCTGGTGACATCTGAGCGATATCTCCTGGAAACGGAAACAGCTTCAACGTACATTGAGCCGCTTTTCCTTCCCAATCACCAAATACGTTGAAGAATTCAGGAAAGTACCGCTGAATGTGATTTTGAATCCGACCTTCGATAGTAATAAGTTGTTTGATGAGCTGATCTCTTAATTTGACGCCTTCTCTTAGTTCAGCGTATATGCCTTCTAAGAGGTTTGGTACGGAGTATCTGCCATCCTTAATCAACTGCGCGATTACACGCGCGTCTTTCGTATCATTTTTGGTCGGAGAATTATCATCGAGCTCTTTACTCTTCTTCACATGCATTGGATTGACTAGGACAATATCAATGTTTTGTGCCTTTAAGTAATAGGCTAGATTTAGCCAAAAGTGGCCAGTTGGTTCGACACCATAGATGACGTGATCTTTATAATGGCTTTTCATATGTCTCTCTGCCCAACTTAGTAGAGTGACAAAACCGTGAAAACTATTATCAAAGATAAGGCGCTTGCCAAATTCAAATCCTCGATCATCTTGAGCACGTGCAACGTGTTTGTCTTTTGCCACATCAATGCCGATAATGAGAGTCTTTGGTGTGATTTGCGAGATTTTCTGATTTTGAGTATAATTCATGAATGAGTCCTCCTTGGGTATCAATTAAGGGTCCTTGTGCTGCGCAGCTTCGGACACCTCGTATCATACCAAGAGGGCTCTTTTTGTTTCAAACTTCAAATTTCTTTATTACAGGAATGCTCCTATAATTAAATTCTGAAACATGATAACCGGTAAATCTTTTCGTTCGAATAGCAATTTGAAAAAAAGTAAAAAAATTATAGGAAATTAATCAGATTCACCTAATATGCTATATAGTTCTAAAAAATCTGCTGGGAAAATGTGATATATTGTAAGGTAAGACTGTTTTAATTGAAGGGATGAATTAAATGAGTAAGTTAACACTGCAAGAATTAGAAAAAACGTTATGGGATGCTGCAGATATTCTTCGGGGAGAATTGAATGCAGCTGTTTATAAAGACTACATATTCGGATTAATGTTCTTAAAGCGTATGAACGATCAATTCTCAATAGAAAGAGATACCAAGAAAATAGAGTTTGTTTCCCAAGGAATGGATGAAGAAGAAGTTGAGATGTTACTAGAAGAACCGACCATGTATGAAACATTCTTTGTACCACCAGCTGCACGTTGGGACAAGCTAAAGAACCTTACCTTAAATATTGGCCCAGAATTAGATAAGGCATTTAAAGCTATTGAAGATGAGCCAAAAAACGCAGAATTAATAGGCGTTTTAACTACTGCTAACTATAACGACAAGGAACGTGTACCAGATAAAAAGTTATCACAGCTATTGCTATTATTCGATAAACACAATTTAGCATATGAAAACCTAGAGAACCCTGATGTCTTAGGGGATGCTTATCAATATTTAATTAAGCAATTTGCCGATGATGGTGGTACTAAAGGTGGCGAGTTCTATACACCTCGTGAAGTAGTAAAAGTATTAGTAAATATTTTGAAACCACAAGAAGGAGATCGAATTTACGATCCAACAGTTGGTAGTGGTGGTATGTTAATTGAATCTATGCATTACATTAAAGAGAATGGTGGAAATGAACGAAATGTTTCCTTATTTGGACAGGAGATTAACCTCAGTACATGGGCAATTTGTAAAATGAATATGCTGTTTCACTTCGCTAGAGGGGCAGATATTCGTAAAGGTGATACAATCCGTACTCCGATGCATACAGAAGGTGGAGTATTAAAAACGTTTGATGTTATTTTAGCCAATCCGCCATTCTCACTTAAAAATTGGGGTGTTGAAGAAGCAGAAAATGATCCATATAATCGTTTCTCATACGGTGTTCCTCCGAAATCATATGGAGATTTAGGATTTGTATCCCATATGGTAGCGAGTTTGAATCAAAAAGGTAAATTAGGCACAGTTGTCCCACATGGAGTCTTATTTCGTGGGGGGGCAGAAGGGAAGATTCGTCAAGGATACTTAATAGATGATCTTGTTGAAGCAGTTATAGGTCTACCTTCGAATGTCTTTTATGGGACAACTATTCCTGCTGCTCTAATCATTATTAATAAAAACAAGCCTTTTGAACGCAGAAATAAAGTCTTGTTTATAGATGCTAGTCAAGAATTTATAAAGGATGGAAATAAGAACAAACTCCGTGAAGAAGATATAGAGAAAATTGTTGTTACATTTAATGAATTTATAGATATTGAAAAGTATGCTGCAATTGTGGATATAAATACTATTAAGGATAATGAATATAATTTAAATATTAGCCGGTATATAGATACTTCTGAGGAAGAGGAAGAAATTGATATTAGTGGTGTAATTAATGATTTGAAGGAAATTAAAAAGGAATTTTCTAA
It contains:
- the groES gene encoding co-chaperone GroES translates to MLKPLGDRVVIELVESEEKTASGIVLPDSAKEKPQEGKIVAVGSGRVLDSGEKVALEVKEGDSIIFSKYAGTEVKYEGNEYLILRESDILAVIG
- the groL gene encoding chaperonin GroEL (60 kDa chaperone family; promotes refolding of misfolded polypeptides especially under stressful conditions; forms two stacked rings of heptamers to form a barrel-shaped 14mer; ends can be capped by GroES; misfolded proteins enter the barrel where they are refolded when GroES binds), whose protein sequence is MAKEIKFSEDARRSMLRGVDALANAVKVTLGPKGRNVVLEKKFGSPLITNDGVTIAKEIELEDAFENMGAKLVAEVASKTNDIAGDGTTTATVLAQAMIREGLKNVTSGANPMVIRKGIEKATQTAVQELQKISKPIEGKASIAQVAAISSADDEVGQIIAEAMDRVGNDGVITIEESKGFTTELEVVEGMQFDRGYASPYMVTDSDKMEAVLDNPYILITDKKISNIQEVLPVLEQVVQQGKPILIIAEDVEGEALATLVVNKLRGTFNAVAVKAPGFGDRRKSMLEDVAILTGGEVITEDLGLDLKSANITQLGRAAKVVVTKETTTIVEGAGETEKISARVNQIKAQVEETTSEFDKEKLQERLAKLAGGVAVLKVGAATETEMKERKLRIEDALNSTRAAVEEGIVAGGGTALVNVIKAVQALEVDGDEATGVNIVLRALEEPVRQIAHNAGLEGSVIVERLKGEAVGVGFNAATGEWVNMVETGIVDPTKVTRSALQHAASVSAMFLTTEAVIADKPEENEGGGMPDMGGMGGMGGMGGMM
- a CDS encoding tyrosine-type recombinase/integrase, with protein sequence MKGHFYRRNCTCKKKKCICGSKWAFTIDIGLDPITGKRKQKVKSGFNTKQEAEEFATTLIHELNQGTYLEETDKTFSDFAKEWLPVYSEAKDVKPGTIRVRLHEIGKLLPYFAQLKLKDITRKMYQDALNDLKEKGYSDSTREGINRTGRMIFRKALELELIKKDPTEFAYVKKEKKTIEQLEEEEVPRYLEKEELALFLKTAKDYGLEHDYLMYLILAYTGIRVGELVALKWKDIDLINHTISISKTYYNPKNNALEYQLVTPKTRKSRRKIIVDEDVIHVLTDHKRVQEKVIERLGDAYHNKDFIFAKMERQYGYPIVVKNVRDRMKRLLKIARLNEDLTPHSLRHTHTSLLAEAGVSLEQIMDRLGHTDDQITKNVYLHVTQEMKKEASQKFAELMRSLR
- a CDS encoding DUF3800 domain-containing protein, which translates into the protein MNDVQFAFVDEYGNYGFDFEKNDVSTHFIIVAILVKGSNKEILEEKVEYIRQKYFQAGEMKSSKIRNNHKRRSLILNELKGLPFHIFAYVIDKRKINENAGIRFKKSFFKFLNRQLYDDLFKTFDQLELVADEYGNKEFMEEFKAYVKRKSIPDLFNFSSFGFNNSKSNILIQLADLLAGTIAKGYDKNQLSDEYQTFYKILEKHIIRLEYWPKDYRNFLVDTSKSENKTPYDEVILKQAVNLAYQYIDKSSNIEDIDEKDRVDFLKFLLLKTYQNPNEYIYTHEILDNLNAIRNQKINIHYFRSNIVSKLRDNGLLIASSNKGYKLPTCIEDLYDFVNLTSLNIHPMIQRITKCRDQILLATNNEIDILDKAEYEDIKRIVELSKGLV
- a CDS encoding tyrosine-type recombinase/integrase gives rise to the protein MKGHYYKRDCKCEVEDCTCKWTYVVDNGINPKTGRRRQKSKGGFSTKHEAQMAASAFLTEVKEGNVVKIDIKFKDFIQDWLEYYIDRNAPKPGTIDNRLYSINKLMPFFAHLKLKDITEDIYQDALHTLKSQNLTRNTLEGIHTTGKMIFNFATSKKVIETNPTEQAYIRKDQKTIIEDDVEELPNFFERNELLMFLDTVNEKGLYMDEVIFTTLAYTGIRVGELVALQWKDIDFKKHTIRITKTYYNKKNNTRNYQLVPPKTLKSRRIVSVDEIVINALKKHKLEQEALIRHFGDRYSDYGYIFANFNRYPGYPVLIKLVETRMTRILKLGELNKGLTPHSLRHTHTSLLAQAGATLEEIMDRLGHFDEEVTRKVYLHFTTEVKRAACDKFSKLLQR
- a CDS encoding helix-turn-helix domain-containing protein, whose protein sequence is MKKSKEYSTWESLPDTLTAMHISQFLGISRRRVYELFQIQADKGGIPHFRIGASKRVEKEDFRQWVTQMKERNRIIIN
- a CDS encoding IS110 family transposase, whose translation is MNYTQNQKISQITPKTLIIGIDVAKDKHVARAQDDRGFEFGKRLIFDNSFHGFVTLLSWAERHMKSHYKDHVIYGVEPTGHFWLNLAYYLKAQNIDIVLVNPMHVKKSKELDDNSPTKNDTKDARVIAQLIKDGRYSVPNLLEGIYAELREGVKLRDQLIKQLITIEGRIQNHIQRYFPEFFNVFGDWEGKAAQCTLKLFPFPGDIAQMSPEEVLQSWKPFVQRGVGIKRATKLVETAQKSIGIKIGLTFAKREIQSLLDQHELFKTQLAELDEELESLVLTIPGADEMIAIPGLGPVTVATFFAEVGDIRNYKHPQQVVNLAGMSLKEHSSGKYKGQSRITKRGRKRLRKALYLAIRPLVAHNPTFKALHHHYTHRPERPLKKQQSLIALCCKLLRVLFVIGQKQCPFDPSKLMQGLSQSEGLEAA
- a CDS encoding type I restriction-modification system subunit M, with translation MSKLTLQELEKTLWDAADILRGELNAAVYKDYIFGLMFLKRMNDQFSIERDTKKIEFVSQGMDEEEVEMLLEEPTMYETFFVPPAARWDKLKNLTLNIGPELDKAFKAIEDEPKNAELIGVLTTANYNDKERVPDKKLSQLLLLFDKHNLAYENLENPDVLGDAYQYLIKQFADDGGTKGGEFYTPREVVKVLVNILKPQEGDRIYDPTVGSGGMLIESMHYIKENGGNERNVSLFGQEINLSTWAICKMNMLFHFARGADIRKGDTIRTPMHTEGGVLKTFDVILANPPFSLKNWGVEEAENDPYNRFSYGVPPKSYGDLGFVSHMVASLNQKGKLGTVVPHGVLFRGGAEGKIRQGYLIDDLVEAVIGLPSNVFYGTTIPAALIIINKNKPFERRNKVLFIDASQEFIKDGNKNKLREEDIEKIVVTFNEFIDIEKYAAIVDINTIKDNEYNLNISRYIDTSEEEEEIDISGVINDLKEIKKEFSKTEAKLNNYLRELGLDEI